One window of the Colletotrichum lupini chromosome 9, complete sequence genome contains the following:
- a CDS encoding alcohol dehydrogenase has product MPSTPAPPASASVSELLTLIITTSPTPSAPSTELLDAVFKSIRLHCSDLLSCRIIVVLDTYERIGDVPRLKKGQVTEKGAEEYAEYKDNVKKLVLREYDPHERLDELSQEQGEAEYGYNGRAATVTTNSATFTVSKTKDFRVSFVEPSERLGFGLAVRTALRITTTPYVWVHQHDWTLVYDIPVGPILDVMRTQDADEESPVKYVCLASVRMLKYAETAHAQEFPHLRTLTNKLKRSFTPESYPGVEVPLTPMFFWHDKPHIAATEHYLTRVFPTRLAIPRGAFIEDTIGHRARTQMKEQGMWSRWACWLFYPNEGRQLCLRHLDGRKWRGAEGEVTMKEVWKQANKEMRTTEDE; this is encoded by the coding sequence ATGCCCTCCACCCCTGCACCGCCAGCGTCGGCATCAGTCTCAGAGCTTCTGACGCTGATAATAACCACGTCGCCAACCCCGTCGGCGCCTTCGACAGAACTCTTGGATGCGGTCTTCAAATCTATCCGCCTTCACTGCAGTGACTTGCTATCGTGCCGCATCATTGTTGTACTGGACACGTATGAGCGCATCGGAGACGTTCCAAGGTTGAAGAAGGGCCAGGTGACGGAAAAGGGCGCGGAGGAGTATGCAGAGTACAAAGACAACGTAAAGAAGCTCGTGCTGAGGGAATACGACCCACATGAGAGACTTGACGAGTTGAGTCAAGAGCAAGGGGAGGCAGAATATGGCTACAACGGACGAGCGGCGACCGTGACGACAAATTCAGCCACATTCACCGTAAGCAAGACGAAAGACTTTCGCGTATCTTTCGTAGAGCCGTCAGAGAGACTTGGTTTCGGCCTAGCGGTGCGGACGGCCTTGAGAATAACGACAACACCGTACGTCTGGGTCCATCAGCACGACTGGACACTCGTATACGACATCCCCGTGGGCCCAATACTGGATGTCATGAGGACGCAGGACGCAGATGAGGAGAGCCCGGTGAAATATGTTTGTCTTGCTTCGGTTCGGATGCTGAAGTATGCCGAGACTGCTCATGCGCAAGAGTTCCCTCATCTTAGAACGTTGACGAACAAGCTGAAGAGGAGTTTTACGCCAGAGTCATATCCGGGGGTGGAGGTGCCGTTGACGCCAATGTTCTTTTGGCATGATAAGCCCCACATCGCAGCGACGGAGCACTATTTGACGCGTGTCTTTCCGACGCGGCTGGCGATACCTAGAGGGGCGTTTATCGAGGATACGATCGGACATCGGGCGCGGACTCAAATGAAGGAGCAGGGCATGTGGTCGCGGTGGGCTTGTTGGCTGTTTTATCCCAATGAAGGAAGGCAGTTGTGTCTTCGGCACTTGGATGGGAGGAAATGGAGAGGCGCGGAGGGGGAGGTCACGATGAAAGAAGTCTGGAAGCAGGCCAACAAAGAGATGAGGACAACAGAAGATGAATAA
- a CDS encoding major facilitator superfamily transporter, translating to MPSHSDSSSQQDSHDAVVRMPDSASRAAENEKNGSVAASPVSQRPSEQVEFKEGGYGWVVVGCVFLINAHTWGLNSTYAVFLAYYLNSGAFPGASPISLAFVGGLSFSVALLIAPIVTFCIPRIGTQPTLGIGVVIQAAALIGASFTTQIWHLLLSQGIGFGVGMGFTFNSTVGVVPQWFVARRSFANSIATAGSGLGGLIYSLASNAMIRNIGLPWAFRIIAILSFVVNGACCLMMKDRNKALGSVHVAFHKDIFKRIEFWLFVAWGFFGLFGYVISVFSLADYAQTVGFSASQGSIVSAMFNLSQGIGRPVIGLVSDRFGRINVAGLGTIIAGLATFLLWILAAKHFAGLIVFALFGAFAGVLWPTVAPVGAEVVGMQLLPSALSIFWIILVIPATFAEPIALTIKGSGLNAYLPVQLFTGFMYVAAFISIWFLRVWKIRELETLALSEEEQDDALRNNDAVSLTTSRRTGPKPGMMKSLLKGMLTIQRV from the exons ATGCCTTCTCACTCTGATTCTTCCAGTCAACAGGACAGCCACGATGCCGTGGTACGGATGCCTGACAGTGCTTCCAGGGCAGCGGAGAATGAGAAGAATGGCTCTGTGGCGGCAAGCCCTGTCAGTCAACGGCCGAGTGAGCAGGTAGAGTTCAAAGAGGGCGGCTATGGATG GGTTGTCGTAGGCTGTGTCTTTCTCATCAATGCCCATACCTGGGGCTTGAACTCA ACTTATGCCGTGTTCCTCGCCTACTATCTCAACTCCGGAGCGTTTCCCGGCGCAAGCCCAATTTCACTCGCTTTCGTTGGCGGGCTGTCCTTCTCCGTCG CCCTTCTCATCGCCCCGATTGTCACCTTTTGCATCCCTCGCATCGGCACGCAACCGACTCTCGGCATCGGCGTCGTGATTCAAGC GGCCGCTCTCATTGGCGCATCGTTCACGACCCAGATATGGCACCTCCTACTGTCCCAAGGCATCGGCTTCGGCGTCGGCATGGGATTTACCTTTAACTCCACCGTCGGTGTGGTCCCGCAATGGTTCGTCGCGCGCCGCTCCTTTGCAAACTCCATCGCTACGGCTGGCTCCGGCCTGGGAGGTCTCATTTACTCCCTTGCTTCCAACGCCATGATCCGCAACATCGGTCTGCCCTGGGCGTTCCGAATCATCGCCATTTTGTCGTTCGTTGTCAATGGCGCGTGTTGTCTGATGATGAAGGACCGAAACAAGGCTCTCGGCAGCGTTCATGTCGCGTTTCACAAGGACATCTTTAAGAGGATCGAGTTCTGGTTGTTTGTCGCGTGGGGTTTCTTTGGACTCTTTGGATACGTCATTTCCGTGTTCTCACTGGCGGACTATGCCCAAACAGTCGGGTTCAGTGCTAGCCAAGGGTCTATTGTGTCGGCCATGTTCAACC TATCACAAGGTATTGGCCGCCCGGTCATCGGCCTGGTGAGTGACCGCTTTGGTCGCATTAACGTAGCTGGCCTAGGCACCATCATCGCCGGCCTCGCCACGTTCTTGCTCTGGATCCTCGCCGCCAAACACTTTGCAGGTCTCATTGTCTTTGCCCTCTTTGGCGCATTCGCCGGCGTGCTCTGGCCAACAGTCGCACCGGTAGGCGCTGAGGTGGTCGGAATGCAGCTGCTTCCATCAGCTCTGTCTATCTTCTGGATCATCCTCGTTATCCCAGCAACGTTCGCCGAGCCTATAGCTCTGACAATCAAGGGCTCCGGACTGAACGCGTACCTCCCTGTTCAGCTGTTCACGGGATTTATGTACGTTGCGGCGTTCATCTCTA TTTGGTTTCTTCGCGTGTGGAAAATTCGCGAACTTGAGACCTTGGCCCTATCAGAAGAAGAGCAAGACGACGCTCTTCGCAACAATGATGCTGTCTCACTTACCACTTCACGGCGTACTGGGCCTAAGCCTGGTATGATGAAGTCACTGCTCAAGGGCATGCTTACTATCCAGCGAGTGTAG
- a CDS encoding glycosyl hydrolase family 43, whose protein sequence is MTLRVSTVFSFALLGLSQVGQALVPRQEATFSNPVIWADLADDEVFRVGDTYYYSASTMHYSPGAPLLRSYDLVNWEFVSHSVPELPGSKFSLNGSDSAGYVNGVWASSLGYRESSGVFYWYGCIQGTDETHIYTASSPEGPWTHHDPIPKCYYDLGLLIDTNDTMYIAYGAVDIRLAQLSPDGFTEVRNELVYTEDAHRYIEGSRFYHINGNYYIWVTKPGDEQHVLKSTSGPWGPYEIRQVIAQMKAPVEGAGAPHQGGLVSTEDGKWYYMAFIDVYPGGRAPVLAPVEFDAEGWPSVVTDADGGWGVEYAMPVTTSKTVQGVGSYVDKFEGDALNPRWEWNHNPDNDAWSLGPDGVTLHTATVCEGLYGAANTLTQRIIGPRSQATFRLDISEMVDGDQAGVAALRQLSAYIGIHKVDGVSKLVYVDEISMVVRDSLTDWVTTSNGYVKAEGPTISGGDLWLRIKADISPPVAGSSAWPNATFWFSTDGDNFEQLGPVYELNNEWFFFMGYRFSVFNWAKTRLGGSILVREFELEVLE, encoded by the exons ATGACACTCCGTGTGTCTACTGTCTTCTCCTTCGCCCTTCTTGGCCTCAGCCAAGTCGGCCAGGCACTGGTCCCCCGCCAGGAAGCCACCTTTTCCAACCCGGTAATATGGGCCGACCTCGCCGACGATGAAGTCTTCCGAGTCGGAGACACGTACTACTACAGTGCTTCGACAATGCACTATTCTCCCGGCGCACCACTTCTCAGATCCTACGACCTCGTGAACTGGGAGTTCGTCTCGCACTCGGTACCTGAGCTTCCTGGTTCAAAGTTCTCACTCAATGGCAGTGACAGTGCGGGCTACGTCAACGGCGTCTGGGCTTCTTCCCTGGGATATCGCGAAAGCAGCGGTGTATTTTACTGGTATGGTTGCATCCAAGGCACGGATGAGACGCACATCTACACTGCGTCTAGCCCAGAGGGGCCGTGGACTCATCACGACCCCATTCCAAAATGTTACTACGACCTCGGCTTATTGATTGATACCAATGACACCATGTACATCGCCTACGGTGCCGTCGACATCCGCCTTGCGCAGCTATCTCCTGATGGTTTCACTGAGGTCCGCAATGAG CTTGTGTACACTGAAGATGCCCACAGGTACATTGAGGGCTCGAGATTCTACCACATCAATGGAAATTATTACATCTGGGTTACGAAGCCCGGCGATGAGCAGCATGTTCTGAAATCTACGTCGGGTCCCTGGGGTCCATATGAAATTCGGCAGGTGATTGCGCAGATGAAGGCCCCCGTCGAGGGTGCGGGAGCGCCGCATCAGGGTGGTCTCGTATCGACTGAGGACGGTAAGTGGTATTACATGGCCTTCATCGACGTGTACCCCGGTGGCCGTGCTCCCGTTCTCGCCCCTGTCGAGTTTGACGCCGAAGGTTGGCCTTCGGTGGTCACAGATGCAGACGGTGGTTGGGGTGTCGAGTACGCGATGCCTGTCACAACCTCGAAGACAGTCCAGGGAGTTGGATCCTATGTCGACAAGTTCGAGGGTGACGCGTTGAATCCCCGCTGGGAGTGGAATCACAACCCCGACAACGACGCCTGGAGCTTGGGGCCCGATGGAGTCACACTCCACACCGCAACGGTATGCGAGGGGCTGTACGGAGCCGCCAACACCCTCACCCAGCGCATCATCGGACCCAGAAGCCAGGCCACGTTTCGCCTTGATATTTCTGAAATGGTGGACGGAGACCAAGCAGGTGTAGCAGCACTGCGCCAACTGAGCGCTTATATCGGGATCCACAAGGTTGATGGCGTCTCTAAGCTTGTGTACGTTGATGAGATCAGCATGGTCGTGCGAGACTCATTGACGGACTGGGTGACAACCTCGAACGGTTATGTCAAGGCGGAAGGACCCACTATCTCCGGCGGCGATCTGTGGCTCCGTATCAAGGCCGACATTTCACCGCCCGTCGCCGGATCGAGCGCGTGGCCGAATGCTACGTTCTGGTTTAGCACCGACGGTGATAACTTTGAACAACTTGGACCAGTGTATGAGCTGAACAATGAGTGGTTCTTCTTCATGGGTTATCGATTCAGCGTCTTCAACTGGGCAAAGACTCGTCTGGGTGGTAGCATCTTGGTTCGGGAGTTTGAGTTGGAGGTTTTGGAGTAA